From the Dendrosporobacter quercicolus genome, the window GTTATTGCTACCGGGCGGACAACTACGGTAAGAGATATGTGTAAGATTGCCTTTGCCTATGTTGGTCTCAACGATGAGGACTATGTTGTGATTGATCCGGTGTTTTACCGGCCGGCGGAAGTGGATGTTCTGCTCGGGAATCCGGCTAAAGCCAAAAAAATATTGGGCTGGGAAGCAAAAACAAGCCTGCGGCAACTCATTGAGATGATGGTTGATGTCGATCTAAGCAGAGTGAAAAGCGGGTTAAACTAAATTTGAGGGGTGTGAATTTTCGCTAATGGAATATACAGAGTTTGTAACCATTGCCATTTTGGCCAAGGACAAAGCTCATGTTTTACCATTATATCTTCGTTTGATTGAGAGTCAGACTTATCCGGCTGCCAGGATCAAGCTGTATATTCGCACAAATAACAACAAAGATAATACTGCGACTATTCTTGAGCAGTGGATAGAAAAAGTACGGGGCAAATATTCTGAAATTTATTATGATGCCAGTGATGTTAAGGAACGGGTGCAGGATTATGGTCCGCATGACTGGAATCCGTTAAAGCTCTCGGTGCTGACCAGGCTGCGCCAGGAGTCGGTGGAATGGGCCAAAGACCGGGGAACTCACTATTTTGTCGTTGACTGCGATAATTTTATTATTCCTGAGACCTTGGAGATCCTGCTGCATACCGGGCTGCCGGTGATTGGGCCGCTGCTTAAAAACGGCGATAATTTGTTGAGCAATTATGCCAATTTTCACTTTGTCACCGATGAAAATGGTTACTATAAGTATTCAAATTTATATTTTGAAATATTGTACCAGTCAATTAAAGGATTAATTGAGGTAGAAGTCATTCACTGTACTTACCTGGTACGGAGTGAAGTTTTAAATCACGCCACCTATATTGACGGCAGCGGCCGCTATGACTATGTCATATTCAGCGATGCCCTGCGAAAAGCGGGCATACCGCAGTATATCGACAATCGCCGTGATTATGGCAAGCTTACTTTTTGCAATACCGAGGAAGAATTTAAAGAAAAAAACATCATCGTAGGCTAGTGTCTTGGCAAAGTTGTGAATTAGGATTAGACAGTATAGATTTAAGATTCCAGACGTAGGTAGCATCGATACCGGCTGCGTCCGATAACAGAACATTCCTGGACGGGGTGTTTCTCAAGAAGGCGTGTCACAGTGCGTTTTTTAAAAAACGCACTGTGACACGCCTTCTGATAGTACCGGGATTGTTTCAGGCTGCTTTCAGGAAATCCTCATCCGCAGCCCGCAAGGCGGCTTCATTCAGGTTGGCCGGCCAAACCGTGTACCAATTGCCAGTGCTCCTCTGTTACGGGCATGACCGAAAGGCGGGATTGCCGGACAAGCTCCCATTCGGCAAAAGCGGGATTCCGCTTTATTTCTTTTAGGGTTACCGGCCAGGTCAGGCGGTAGCGTGGTTTGACATCAACAACCAAGAAGCGCTTATCGGCTTCAGACGGATCCGGGTAAGGGGATGAAACTACTTCGGCTACCCCGACGACTGATTTTTCCTTGCCGGTATGGTAAATGAAGACAAGATCTTCCGGCTTCATCCGGCCGATGTGTTTCAAAGCTGTAAAGTTTTTTACGCCATTCCAGCGGTCGCGGCCTACGCGTTCAAGGTCAGTATAACTATAACTATCCGGTTCAGTTTTGGCAAGCCAATAAGCCATAAGCGTTCTCTCCTGTCAATCAATAGTTTTAGTGCTATTATAGCGTATTGAGTTCGGTGCAGTAAAATTAGTTTGCCCGGAATTTCAAAACTTAGTGCTTTTTGACAAAGCCCGCCAATGTCAATATAATGAACATGGGAAAAGCTGAGGTGAACCATGAAAATTGCAATATTAGTCCGGGAAGAGACTATGCAGCGTTGTACCGGCAAGGGCTGCCTGAACGCTTTTTTTCAGTGCAAAGATGCTTTTGCGCGTTATCAGGGAGATATTGAGCTTGTCACTTTTTCGCATGCCGGCGGCGATATTGAGCATAAAATTGCAATGATGTTGAAAAACGGTGTGGAAACGGTGCATTTATCAACTTGCCTAAGAGGGAAAGCCAAAAACTATGAGGAATTGGCCAAACGTCTGAGCCGGCATTTTGCTGTTGTCGGGTATACCCACGGGCCGGAGACCGGACGGGAACGCGCCGCAATTATTCTGGAAAAAGGCGGTTCAATTCGTGTTTAGGGCAATAATTTAAAGATATGTCAAAAACCGGGTTGACAGTATTGGCTGAATGCCTTAAAATTTAGCCAATATAACTTATAGGGAATTGAGATAGAGGTGCGGTGTAATAAGAGTATGTGCCCCGAGTTGCCGGCGATGACGGGTGCAGAACGGATTAACCGCCGAAGCAGTGGTTTCTTGGCTGGAAACCATGGCTGGTTCTGTGTTGAATAAATACAGGACTGTCATACGTAACCGTATGGAGCGCTATCTTGCACTGCTGGGCGTAAAGTATGCTTTTTTAGCGGTTTGCGAGATGCTCCTCGCAAACCGCTTTGCTATTTTGCTGATATGCTAAAATTGATAACTGGAGGCGCTATTATGGCGAAAAAAACGCTACCTTTTACTAAGCAACAGCTGGAGGAAATTATCCGGCAATATCCAACCCCTTTTCATATTTACGATGAAGCTGCCATTCGTAAAAATGCCCGTCAGCTATTGGCGGCGTTTTCATGGGCTCCCCGGTTTAAGGAATATTTTGCCATAAAAGCTACGCCAAACCCGGTAATCCTGAAATTTCTGCGGGAAGAGGGAATCGGCGCGGACTGTAGTTCTCTGCCGGAGCTTTTGCTGGCGGAAAT encodes:
- a CDS encoding glycosyltransferase family 2 protein translates to MEYTEFVTIAILAKDKAHVLPLYLRLIESQTYPAARIKLYIRTNNNKDNTATILEQWIEKVRGKYSEIYYDASDVKERVQDYGPHDWNPLKLSVLTRLRQESVEWAKDRGTHYFVVDCDNFIIPETLEILLHTGLPVIGPLLKNGDNLLSNYANFHFVTDENGYYKYSNLYFEILYQSIKGLIEVEVIHCTYLVRSEVLNHATYIDGSGRYDYVIFSDALRKAGIPQYIDNRRDYGKLTFCNTEEEFKEKNIIVG
- a CDS encoding EVE domain-containing protein translates to MAYWLAKTEPDSYSYTDLERVGRDRWNGVKNFTALKHIGRMKPEDLVFIYHTGKEKSVVGVAEVVSSPYPDPSEADKRFLVVDVKPRYRLTWPVTLKEIKRNPAFAEWELVRQSRLSVMPVTEEHWQLVHGLAGQPE
- a CDS encoding CGGC domain-containing protein, with product MKIAILVREETMQRCTGKGCLNAFFQCKDAFARYQGDIELVTFSHAGGDIEHKIAMMLKNGVETVHLSTCLRGKAKNYEELAKRLSRHFAVVGYTHGPETGRERAAIILEKGGSIRV